The Crocinitomicaceae bacterium genome includes a region encoding these proteins:
- a CDS encoding insulinase family protein — MNRNTAPEIVKAKQLDLVLPQEIKLENDVTLFWMKEVKDESVKLEIEWYAGTKYQTKKLVAGFTNKLLLSGNATKSARTISEEIDFYGGFVQDEADKDHAAISIYGLRENISAIFRVFSDAFLSCEFPQKEFDEELNIALSRFKIDSEKVKFLCQRKFNACLFGTDNPYGQAAELSDFNALTREDLLAFYTSFYLNAKPVLFLVGDVDEKFIDEIRAWTSHLGKTKPVYEKKPAHSVTGRTYVEKKDAIQSAIRIGRIAVNKKHEDYFGLQVLDTILGGYFGSRLMANIREDKGYTYGIGSAVAVLEDQAYFFVSTEVAKEVTEATIHEIYVELDRLKNEPIPADELERVKNYMLGEFLRQSDGAAAMMDSFKNIWFNELNVSYYNDFIQAIHKITSDDLMNLAKKYFDRAHMVEVVAG, encoded by the coding sequence ATGAACCGTAATACAGCACCTGAAATTGTAAAGGCAAAACAGTTAGATCTGGTATTGCCACAAGAAATAAAACTTGAAAATGATGTCACGCTTTTTTGGATGAAAGAGGTGAAAGATGAATCAGTCAAATTAGAAATTGAGTGGTACGCCGGCACCAAATATCAGACAAAAAAATTAGTAGCAGGTTTTACCAATAAATTATTGCTGAGTGGTAATGCAACTAAGTCGGCGCGCACTATTTCAGAAGAAATTGATTTTTACGGCGGCTTTGTTCAAGATGAGGCAGACAAAGATCATGCAGCTATCAGCATTTATGGTTTGCGTGAAAATATCAGCGCTATTTTTCGTGTTTTTTCTGATGCGTTTTTGTCTTGTGAATTCCCGCAAAAAGAGTTTGATGAAGAATTAAATATTGCTTTGTCAAGATTTAAAATTGATTCTGAAAAAGTAAAATTTTTATGTCAGCGCAAATTCAATGCTTGTCTTTTTGGTACAGATAATCCATACGGGCAAGCAGCTGAATTATCAGATTTCAATGCCTTGACAAGAGAAGATTTACTTGCCTTTTATACGTCGTTTTACCTCAATGCAAAACCGGTACTGTTTTTAGTCGGTGATGTAGATGAAAAATTCATTGATGAAATTCGTGCTTGGACTTCACATTTGGGAAAAACAAAACCCGTGTATGAAAAAAAACCTGCACACTCAGTAACAGGAAGAACCTATGTTGAGAAGAAAGATGCAATACAATCAGCTATTCGAATCGGGCGCATTGCAGTGAATAAAAAACATGAAGATTATTTTGGTTTGCAGGTGCTGGACACCATTCTCGGTGGATATTTTGGTTCACGGCTCATGGCCAATATTCGTGAAGATAAAGGATACACCTATGGTATTGGTTCAGCCGTTGCGGTATTAGAAGATCAGGCCTACTTTTTTGTTTCAACTGAAGTGGCAAAAGAAGTGACAGAGGCAACTATTCATGAAATTTATGTGGAATTAGATAGACTGAAAAATGAGCCGATTCCTGCTGATGAATTGGAACGAGTAAAAAATTATATGCTCGGTGAATTTCTTCGTCAGTCAGACGGTGCGGCAGCTATGATGGACAGCTTTAAAAATATCTGGTTCAATGAACTGAATGTTTCGTATTACAATGATTTCATTCAGGCTATTCATAAAATTACGTCAGATGATCTGATGAATCTTGCCAAAAAATATTTTGACCGTGCTCACATGGTAGAGGTTGTGGCAGGGTGA
- a CDS encoding insulinase family protein, whose amino-acid sequence MITFERFTLENGLKVIFHRDETTPMAVVNILYNVGARDEDPNRTGFAHLFEHLMFGGSKNIESFDNPLQLAGGECNAFTNNDITNYYDILPVQNLETAFWLESDRMLELAFTDKSLEVQRNVVIEEFKQRYLNQPYGDVWLLFRPLIYKQHPYQWATIGKEISHIEQAVMEDVKSFFFKYYGPDNAILVVGGNTTLDHVKELAQKWFGSIPARGDNKRNLAPEPPQHEERELRVEREVPSSAIYMAFRMGHRMTKEHYLGDLASDILSRGKSSRLYHALIAEKKLFSSISAYISGGWEDGLFLVSGNMNEGISFETAKEEIWNQLMMMADEKIEANELIKVKNKFKTSKVFSEQSLMNRVMNIAFFELLGKAELVNDELNKYDAITADEIQHFCKSVFRKENLSTLMITAKK is encoded by the coding sequence ATGATCACATTTGAAAGATTTACACTTGAAAACGGATTGAAAGTAATTTTTCACCGGGATGAAACAACCCCTATGGCGGTGGTGAATATTTTGTACAATGTCGGTGCGCGAGATGAGGATCCAAATCGCACCGGGTTTGCACATTTATTCGAGCATCTTATGTTTGGCGGGTCAAAAAATATTGAAAGTTTTGATAATCCTTTGCAGTTGGCCGGTGGTGAATGTAATGCGTTTACCAATAATGATATCACCAATTATTATGATATTCTTCCGGTGCAAAATTTGGAAACTGCTTTTTGGTTAGAAAGTGATCGGATGCTTGAACTTGCGTTTACAGATAAAAGTTTGGAAGTGCAGCGCAACGTGGTAATAGAAGAATTTAAACAGCGTTATTTGAATCAGCCTTACGGCGATGTTTGGTTATTATTTCGTCCGCTTATTTATAAACAGCACCCGTATCAATGGGCAACTATTGGTAAAGAAATCAGCCATATTGAACAAGCGGTAATGGAAGATGTAAAATCTTTCTTCTTTAAATATTACGGACCTGATAATGCAATTTTGGTTGTTGGTGGAAACACAACATTAGATCATGTAAAAGAATTAGCGCAAAAATGGTTTGGTTCTATTCCTGCACGCGGTGACAATAAAAGAAATCTTGCACCTGAGCCTCCTCAGCATGAAGAGCGTGAATTGCGAGTTGAACGTGAAGTGCCGTCTTCAGCAATTTATATGGCGTTCAGAATGGGGCATCGCATGACAAAGGAACATTACTTGGGTGATTTGGCTTCTGATATTTTATCGCGTGGCAAGTCATCAAGATTATATCATGCGCTCATTGCAGAGAAAAAATTATTTTCATCTATATCAGCTTATATTTCCGGTGGGTGGGAAGATGGATTATTCCTTGTTTCAGGTAATATGAATGAAGGAATAAGTTTTGAAACAGCAAAAGAAGAAATCTGGAATCAGTTGATGATGATGGCAGATGAAAAAATAGAAGCAAATGAACTCATCAAAGTGAAAAATAAATTCAAAACCAGCAAAGTATTTTCTGAGCAAAGTTTGATGAACCGCGTGATGAATATTGCATTTTTTGAATTACTTGGCAAGGCAGAACTGGTCAATGATGAGCTGAATAAGTATGATGCCATCACGGCAGATGAAATACAGCATTTTTGTAAATCTGTTTTCCGCAAAGAAAATTTATCCACCTTAATGATTACAGCCAAAAAATGA
- a CDS encoding nitronate monooxygenase has translation MSQNAITKLLGIKYPIIQGGMIWCSGHELASAVSNAGGLGIIGSGSMYPEILDQHIQKCKAATNKPFAVNLPMIYPDIDRHVELIKKHQVPIVFTSAGNPKTWTAQLKAEGIKVVHVIASVKFALKAQEAGVDAVVAEGFEAGGHNGADETTTLTLIPAVRQALNIPVIAAGGIATGRGMLAAMVLGADAVQMGSRFVASTESSAHENFKNTVIQTPDGGTHLTLKEITPVRLIKNEFYQRVQKAYADGVSIDELKALLGRGRAKKGMFEGDLTEGELEIGQISSIIRDIKPAAKIIEDIMAEYHLALESLSSPNYRFA, from the coding sequence ATGAGTCAAAATGCAATAACAAAACTCTTAGGTATAAAATACCCAATCATTCAAGGTGGCATGATCTGGTGTTCAGGACATGAACTGGCATCAGCTGTGAGCAATGCCGGTGGGTTAGGTATCATTGGTTCAGGTTCAATGTATCCTGAAATTTTAGATCAGCATATTCAAAAATGCAAAGCGGCAACCAACAAACCCTTTGCGGTGAATTTGCCTATGATTTATCCTGACATTGACAGGCATGTTGAGCTCATTAAAAAACATCAGGTGCCTATTGTTTTTACTTCTGCAGGAAATCCAAAAACATGGACTGCTCAATTAAAAGCTGAAGGCATAAAAGTAGTGCATGTAATTGCCAGTGTAAAATTTGCATTAAAAGCGCAAGAAGCCGGTGTAGATGCGGTGGTAGCAGAAGGTTTTGAAGCAGGTGGGCATAATGGTGCAGATGAAACAACTACCTTAACTTTGATTCCGGCTGTGCGTCAGGCTCTAAATATTCCGGTGATTGCCGCAGGCGGAATTGCAACCGGGAGAGGCATGTTAGCGGCTATGGTTTTAGGGGCAGATGCTGTTCAAATGGGAAGCCGGTTTGTTGCATCAACAGAATCATCAGCGCATGAAAATTTTAAAAATACCGTGATACAAACACCGGATGGAGGAACGCATCTGACTTTAAAAGAAATTACCCCGGTGCGTTTAATCAAGAATGAATTTTATCAGCGCGTTCAAAAGGCGTATGCTGATGGTGTTTCAATAGATGAATTAAAAGCTTTGCTTGGCAGAGGTCGTGCTAAGAAAGGTATGTTTGAAGGTGATTTAACGGAAGGTGAATTAGAAATTGGGCAGATTTCATCCATCATTCGTGATATTAAACCGGCCGCAAAAATTATTGAAGATATCATGGCAGAATATCATCTTGCACTTGAATCACTCAGCTCACCTAATTATCGTTTTGCATGA
- the wecB gene encoding UDP-N-acetylglucosamine 2-epimerase (non-hydrolyzing): MKESTRLKKLMIVVGTRPNFIKVTRFKKVAEIVGGFEIKIVHTGQHHSEDMSDVFFRQFNLQPDYFLHISSDSPLIQIGDILSKLESFIKDKFQPDIIITPGDVNSTLAVALVANKMGIKLAHLEAGLRSFDRFMPEEINRIVTDELSDYYFVTEKSGIENLKAENKPGESYFVGNTMIDTLVEFETEIENSTIKNVLGIQDEYILMTMHRPNNVDKKENLVKLFELIHFLSVKYQIIFPIHPRTIKNIHLYGFGEVLESNKNLITPGPLGYFEFQNLVKDAKCVITDSGGIQEETTFRKVPCITLRSSTERPITTEIGSNVLADFNFEAVSTLIHQIETGTFKKSTIPDLWDGKATERIFSILKEK; encoded by the coding sequence ATGAAAGAATCAACTAGGCTAAAAAAACTCATGATTGTCGTGGGAACGCGACCAAATTTCATAAAGGTGACGCGGTTTAAAAAAGTAGCAGAAATTGTAGGTGGATTTGAAATTAAAATTGTTCATACCGGTCAGCACCATTCTGAAGATATGTCTGATGTTTTTTTTCGACAGTTTAATTTACAACCCGATTATTTTCTCCACATCAGTTCTGATTCACCATTGATTCAAATTGGTGATATTTTAAGCAAATTAGAAAGTTTTATAAAGGATAAGTTTCAACCTGATATTATAATCACTCCCGGAGATGTGAACTCAACGTTGGCTGTTGCTTTGGTTGCAAATAAAATGGGAATCAAGCTGGCACACTTAGAGGCAGGGTTAAGATCATTTGATAGATTTATGCCAGAAGAAATTAATCGTATTGTTACAGATGAGTTGTCCGACTATTATTTCGTTACAGAGAAAAGTGGAATTGAGAACCTAAAAGCAGAAAATAAACCAGGCGAAAGCTATTTTGTTGGCAATACTATGATAGACACCCTGGTGGAGTTTGAAACAGAAATAGAAAACTCAACAATAAAAAATGTATTGGGCATTCAAGATGAGTATATTTTAATGACTATGCATCGCCCTAATAATGTAGACAAAAAAGAAAATCTTGTCAAGTTATTTGAACTTATTCATTTTCTTTCTGTAAAATATCAAATAATCTTTCCCATTCACCCACGCACAATTAAAAATATTCATCTTTACGGTTTTGGTGAAGTGCTAGAGTCTAATAAAAACCTAATCACGCCAGGTCCCTTGGGATATTTTGAGTTTCAGAATCTAGTAAAGGATGCTAAATGTGTCATTACTGACAGCGGCGGAATTCAAGAAGAAACAACATTCAGAAAGGTGCCTTGCATTACTCTCCGGTCTTCTACCGAAAGACCCATCACAACAGAAATTGGTTCTAATGTTTTAGCGGATTTTAACTTTGAAGCTGTATCAACGCTCATTCACCAAATTGAAACAGGCACATTTAAAAAGTCTACCATACCTGACTTATGGGATGGAAAAGCTACAGAAAGAATCTTTTCTATTCTAAAAGAAAAATGA
- a CDS encoding glycosyltransferase: MKEGILIVSYTFPPNPAIGGKRWYKFAQEFFNKGFDVHVISSEKSNVHFAKNDSDIQNFKMYYLKDNYPDWFFQRQENLLQRIRYKLFQYYLLIKSKGTIFDKSLFLQHEAQHIVRQVIIKNNIQLVIVTSPPFYLSSFVSQLKREIDFKLICDLRDPWTWGESYGYKNLSTQRLSHDKNLEQNVVFNCDYIISPSHSIVHHLKNFYPAHQNKIFHIPHGVDNSIVSRSARKNDKLKTGLKFIYAGTLYAEYDKFLEILCKSVRGFSKERLEQFSFDIYALNSNDQYKQIVDKWMLNEKICFHEPISEKQLIEKFNEYDGSIIFFPTKYKNFLSTKFIELIALRIPIVYVGEHGDVATFLESKKLGFHLELNELETELEQTISCIMDNYNVNFDISDFHFSALTDKILEMSKRDMNHDF, translated from the coding sequence ATGAAAGAAGGAATACTCATCGTAAGTTACACTTTCCCCCCCAATCCTGCTATTGGGGGAAAGCGATGGTATAAATTTGCTCAAGAATTTTTTAATAAAGGATTTGACGTACATGTAATTTCATCTGAAAAATCTAACGTGCATTTCGCCAAAAATGATTCGGATATTCAAAATTTTAAAATGTATTATTTAAAAGACAATTACCCGGATTGGTTTTTTCAACGTCAAGAAAACTTATTGCAGAGAATCAGGTATAAATTATTTCAGTATTATCTATTAATAAAATCCAAAGGAACAATATTTGATAAGTCATTGTTCCTTCAACATGAAGCTCAACATATCGTACGTCAAGTAATCATCAAAAACAATATTCAGCTTGTAATCGTTACGTCACCCCCGTTTTATTTATCCTCATTCGTTTCTCAATTGAAAAGAGAAATTGATTTTAAGTTGATATGCGACTTAAGGGATCCGTGGACTTGGGGTGAAAGTTACGGCTATAAAAATTTATCAACTCAAAGATTATCACATGATAAAAATTTGGAACAGAATGTAGTTTTTAATTGTGATTACATAATTTCACCATCTCATTCAATTGTTCACCACCTTAAAAATTTTTATCCCGCTCACCAAAATAAAATCTTCCATATTCCGCACGGCGTGGATAATTCAATTGTTTCAAGGTCAGCGAGAAAAAATGACAAATTGAAAACTGGTTTGAAATTTATTTACGCGGGAACCCTATATGCGGAATATGACAAATTTTTAGAAATACTTTGCAAATCCGTCCGTGGTTTTTCAAAAGAGCGGCTTGAGCAATTCAGTTTTGATATCTATGCTTTAAACAGTAATGATCAGTATAAACAAATCGTGGATAAATGGATGTTAAATGAGAAAATTTGTTTTCATGAACCGATTTCCGAAAAACAATTAATCGAAAAGTTCAACGAGTATGACGGTTCTATAATTTTTTTTCCGACGAAATACAAAAACTTCCTGTCCACAAAATTTATTGAGTTGATTGCACTGCGTATCCCAATAGTGTATGTCGGAGAACATGGAGATGTGGCAACTTTTCTTGAATCAAAGAAATTAGGATTTCATCTTGAACTGAATGAATTGGAGACTGAATTGGAGCAAACAATATCGTGCATAATGGATAACTATAATGTCAACTTTGATATCTCCGATTTTCACTTCTCGGCGCTCACTGACAAAATTCTTGAAATGAGTAAAAGAGATATGAACCATGATTTTTAA
- a CDS encoding MBOAT family protein produces MIFNSLDFALFLPVVFAIYWLFGRIFNSSAQNMVIVVSSYVFYGWWDWRFLTLIFFSSVVDYVIAMFMDKTERIARRKSLLITSMVINLGLLMFFKYFNFFIDNLNSAFTFFGSEIQVDTLKIILPVGISFYTFQTMSYTIDVYRKNLKASTDFFAFIAYVSFFPQLVAGPIERATNLLPQFENKLKRHFNYDSARQGLRQILWGLFKKMAIADNCAVFANEIFNNYDDLNGSTLIIGGLFFTFQIYGDFSGYSDIAIGTSKLFGYNLMRNFAFPYFSRDIAEFWRRWHISLSTWFRDYVYIPLGGSKAKPIRNTFIIFLLSGFWHGANWTFIFWGLINALFFLPLLLRGKNRKNLDIVGKNALYPGAKEIALILKTFALTVMAWIIFRAENMTQVIGFFSEIFSPSTLELPQIKNYIGALITLVMICALIFVEWIGRNGDYALDNLHLSLNRRMRWIIYSLIIFIISMYAATEETPFIYFQF; encoded by the coding sequence ATGATTTTTAATTCATTAGATTTTGCCCTTTTTCTACCTGTCGTATTCGCGATTTATTGGCTCTTCGGAAGAATATTCAATTCTTCTGCCCAAAACATGGTTATCGTTGTTTCCAGCTATGTCTTTTATGGCTGGTGGGATTGGAGATTTTTAACATTAATTTTTTTCAGCTCAGTAGTAGATTACGTGATTGCCATGTTCATGGACAAAACTGAAAGAATTGCAAGAAGAAAATCACTCTTGATTACCAGTATGGTGATCAATCTTGGTCTTTTGATGTTTTTCAAATACTTTAATTTTTTTATTGATAATCTAAATAGTGCTTTTACTTTTTTCGGTAGTGAAATTCAGGTTGATACACTTAAAATAATATTACCTGTAGGTATCAGTTTCTATACATTTCAAACTATGAGTTATACAATTGACGTGTATAGAAAAAATCTTAAAGCATCAACAGATTTTTTCGCTTTTATTGCTTATGTAAGTTTTTTTCCTCAACTGGTGGCAGGTCCAATTGAAAGGGCAACAAATTTATTACCACAGTTTGAAAATAAACTGAAACGACATTTCAATTACGATTCTGCAAGACAAGGATTGCGTCAAATTTTATGGGGTCTTTTCAAAAAGATGGCAATTGCAGATAATTGCGCAGTTTTTGCCAATGAAATTTTTAATAATTATGACGATTTAAATGGAAGTACGCTGATTATTGGTGGATTATTTTTCACTTTTCAAATTTACGGTGACTTTTCTGGTTACTCTGATATTGCTATAGGAACCTCCAAACTATTTGGTTACAATTTGATGCGAAATTTTGCCTTCCCATACTTTTCGCGAGATATAGCCGAATTTTGGAGAAGATGGCATATTTCGCTTTCAACTTGGTTCAGAGATTATGTTTATATTCCATTGGGAGGTAGCAAAGCAAAACCAATCAGAAATACTTTTATAATTTTTCTCTTGAGTGGCTTTTGGCATGGCGCCAATTGGACTTTCATATTTTGGGGATTGATTAATGCGCTTTTTTTTCTTCCACTTTTATTAAGGGGCAAAAACAGAAAAAACCTGGATATCGTTGGAAAAAACGCACTATATCCCGGGGCAAAAGAAATTGCACTAATACTCAAAACATTTGCGCTAACTGTTATGGCTTGGATAATTTTCAGGGCTGAAAACATGACACAAGTTATTGGTTTTTTCAGTGAAATTTTCTCTCCTTCGACGCTTGAATTACCTCAAATAAAAAATTATATTGGTGCGCTGATCACCTTGGTGATGATTTGTGCTCTAATTTTTGTGGAGTGGATCGGCAGAAATGGAGATTATGCGTTAGATAACCTGCATCTTTCCTTAAATCGTAGAATGAGATGGATCATCTATTCACTAATAATATTCATCATTTCTATGTACGCCGCAACTGAAGAAACACCTTTCATCTATTTCCAATTCTAA
- a CDS encoding class I SAM-dependent methyltransferase, which translates to MNRQNNKKNPVLGQGVRKLTLRDQAPDCEIQINKSVYDLKDICAGKKVVDIGCGYGRNKALVEAVGGKWTGVEPFEGGAHTVIGDAENLPFESNTFDVAIMDAVLEHIPDVSKAFSEVARVLKPDGVFVGYSAFMECFHEISYSHLSFKALEHYAKINGMKLEKIAGGSAFGIDYHMNIIISPIPFRLIRKFIAWKIRTTFKLKSKLAYFGLRYKRKMNKIEAKELAQLYFKVECLRQSNGFCFVIRKI; encoded by the coding sequence ATGAACCGACAAAACAATAAAAAAAATCCAGTCTTAGGTCAGGGAGTACGAAAACTTACTTTGCGTGATCAGGCGCCTGATTGTGAAATCCAAATAAATAAATCTGTATATGATCTTAAAGATATTTGTGCAGGTAAAAAAGTAGTTGACATTGGATGTGGTTACGGTAGGAATAAGGCACTTGTAGAAGCAGTTGGTGGCAAGTGGACAGGAGTAGAACCTTTTGAAGGCGGGGCCCATACAGTTATTGGAGATGCTGAAAATTTACCATTTGAAAGCAATACATTTGATGTAGCAATAATGGATGCCGTATTAGAACATATACCAGATGTTAGTAAAGCCTTTTCAGAAGTGGCAAGAGTATTAAAACCAGACGGGGTTTTTGTAGGGTATTCTGCTTTTATGGAGTGTTTTCATGAAATTTCATATTCTCATCTTTCATTCAAGGCGTTAGAACATTACGCTAAAATCAACGGGATGAAGCTTGAAAAAATAGCCGGTGGTTCAGCTTTTGGAATTGATTATCACATGAACATCATTATATCGCCCATACCGTTTAGACTGATTAGAAAATTCATTGCTTGGAAAATTAGAACTACATTTAAACTAAAATCAAAACTCGCTTATTTCGGATTGAGGTACAAACGAAAGATGAATAAAATCGAAGCAAAAGAGCTGGCACAACTGTATTTTAAAGTGGAGTGCTTGAGGCAGTCTAATGGGTTTTGTTTTGTTATTAGGAAGATCTGA
- a CDS encoding acyltransferase, with translation MSNKYIKGFDGLRGISIIFVLITHLGLFEYLELSQYSVKRIVPLVSGGTGVTIFFVISGFLITKILLSEKELKGKISFRNFFARRFLRLLPPLVLYFWRY, from the coding sequence GTGAGCAACAAATACATTAAGGGATTTGATGGATTAAGAGGAATCTCAATAATCTTTGTTTTGATCACACATCTGGGATTATTTGAATACCTTGAGCTAAGTCAATATTCAGTCAAAAGGATTGTGCCTCTTGTAAGTGGAGGCACGGGTGTAACTATATTTTTTGTAATCAGTGGATTTCTAATTACAAAAATACTCCTATCAGAAAAAGAACTAAAAGGAAAGATAAGTTTTAGAAATTTCTTTGCACGTAGATTTCTTCGTTTGCTGCCACCTTTAGTTTTATACTTTTGGCGTTATTGA
- a CDS encoding glycosyltransferase, translating to MGKRALVVLTVSFPFKGEEITWKDHLLELTKKFDLVIFFSLPPTTDLEIDPPENVIYFSEKGNPPKISFSILKRFVRILIYEILREKKFWLYVKKIRMLYAMVRYASHRADYLRQELNKIGCDYQLYFHSTWLNTSALSLAFLKTENIIDGYTFRINGYDFQDERQSSGHVFFRRFIFDHSTLLVGLSKFSIQYMQAKGFSVEKMFLNYGGKISKSLQLLRSNNVFTCVSCSGLISLKRVHLIAQALRFVDFELNWIHFGDGPQRQEIEKLADVLPKNISVRLAGHVDQQVIEQYYENNQINLFLHLSESEGLCMAIIEAQRYGIPAMACGVGGVKDIINESTGILLPLNISPEELAVRIVNFRNSKLNTNDFRQAVYSYFQVHFDVEKNTAEFINKLE from the coding sequence ATGGGTAAACGAGCATTGGTAGTATTAACCGTTTCTTTTCCTTTTAAAGGTGAGGAAATAACTTGGAAGGATCATTTGCTTGAACTTACTAAGAAATTTGATTTGGTTATTTTTTTCTCGTTACCGCCAACAACTGATCTGGAAATTGATCCGCCCGAAAATGTAATTTATTTTTCAGAGAAAGGAAATCCTCCAAAAATTAGTTTTAGTATATTGAAACGATTCGTCCGTATTCTAATTTACGAAATTTTGAGGGAAAAGAAATTTTGGCTTTATGTAAAAAAAATAAGGATGTTGTATGCGATGGTTAGGTACGCTTCTCATAGAGCCGACTATCTTAGGCAGGAGTTAAATAAAATTGGTTGTGATTATCAGCTATATTTTCATTCAACATGGTTAAATACCTCAGCTCTCAGCCTTGCCTTTTTAAAAACGGAAAACATAATAGATGGATATACCTTTCGAATTAATGGGTACGATTTTCAAGACGAACGGCAATCCTCAGGTCATGTTTTCTTCAGGCGTTTTATTTTTGATCACTCAACACTTTTGGTAGGTCTTTCTAAATTTTCCATCCAATACATGCAAGCTAAAGGATTCAGTGTTGAAAAAATGTTTTTAAACTATGGTGGTAAGATATCCAAGAGTTTGCAATTGTTGAGATCAAATAATGTTTTTACATGTGTTTCATGTTCAGGATTGATTTCGTTAAAGCGAGTTCATTTGATTGCACAAGCGTTGAGGTTTGTTGATTTCGAATTGAACTGGATTCATTTTGGTGATGGTCCACAACGTCAAGAGATAGAAAAGCTTGCTGACGTATTGCCAAAAAACATTTCAGTTCGTTTGGCAGGTCACGTTGATCAACAAGTAATAGAGCAGTATTATGAAAATAATCAGATTAATTTATTTCTCCACTTGAGTGAAAGTGAAGGATTGTGTATGGCTATTATTGAGGCTCAGAGATACGGAATTCCCGCAATGGCTTGTGGTGTTGGAGGAGTTAAAGATATTATTAATGAGTCAACAGGAATTTTATTACCATTAAATATTTCGCCAGAGGAACTGGCTGTTCGAATTGTGAATTTTAGAAATTCAAAATTGAATACAAATGATTTCAGACAAGCAGTTTATAGTTACTTTCAAGTTCATTTTGATGTTGAAAAGAACACTGCAGAATTCATCAATAAGCTAGAATAG